Proteins from a single region of Alphaproteobacteria bacterium:
- a CDS encoding metalloregulator ArsR/SmtB family transcription factor has protein sequence MHDRDPAFDPAFAGMQDKAKGAAAFLRALGQEHRLMVLCRLVQGEMSVSELSEALDLRQPALSQHLARLRAEGLVTTRRQGTAIYYALEDRRVLPLIEVLYDLFCTPDGFAERAGKAQRGPDND, from the coding sequence GTGCATGATCGCGACCCGGCTTTTGATCCTGCGTTTGCCGGAATGCAGGACAAGGCCAAAGGCGCGGCCGCGTTTTTGCGGGCACTCGGCCAGGAGCATCGACTGATGGTGCTGTGCCGACTTGTCCAGGGCGAGATGTCGGTGAGTGAACTTTCCGAAGCGCTGGATCTGCGTCAGCCGGCGCTTTCCCAGCATCTGGCGCGGCTTCGCGCCGAGGGGCTCGTGACCACCCGCCGGCAGGGCACCGCGATCTACTATGCGCTCGAGGATCGCCGCGTGCTGCCCCTCATCGAGGTGCTTTATGACTTGTTCTGCACGCCCGACGGGTTTGCGGAACGCGCCGGCAAGGCGCAGCGGGGACCGGACAATGACTAG